A region of Denticeps clupeoides chromosome 19, fDenClu1.1, whole genome shotgun sequence DNA encodes the following proteins:
- the slc10a4 gene encoding sodium/bile acid cotransporter 4: MENPALSNATGDVAAGLSAGHLVVAFWDSPLSHGVNVFVGLVLCFTMLGLGCTVEVSEIGEHVRRPVGVLLATVCQFVIMPLVAFLLALAFSLDDVAAVAVLLCGCCPGGNLSNIMSLLVNGEMNLSIIMTISSTILALVFMPLCLWMYSRAWINTPVVDLLPFGAIILTLCSTLIPIGLGVALRYHYTRVADAVLKVSLWALLATLVMLFFLTAAMLGPELIATIPPSVYLVAVLMPLAGYGAGYGLAKLFDLPPNSCRTVSMETGCQNVQLCTAILKLAFPPQLMGGMYMFPLLYALFQAAEAGLFILAYRMYRKEVLHKQDNPEDDDTNINYRTLKEEDAGFEAAYGTITVSDPDSIRLESRGGNPTPV, translated from the exons ATGGAGAACCCCGCGCTGTCCAACGCGACCGGAGACGTCGCTGCCGGTCTGTCCGCGGGACACCTGGTGGTGGCGTTCTGGGACTCCCCGCTGAGCCACGGCGTCAACGTGTTCGTGGGACTggtcctgtgcttcaccatgCTGGGGCTGGGCTGCACGGTGGAGGTGAGTGAGATCGGGGAGCACGTCCGGAGACCCGTCGGGGTCCTGCTCGCCACGGTCTGCCAGTTCGTCATCATGCCCCTGGTGGCGTTCCTGCTGGCGCTGGCCTTCTCCCTCGACGACGTCGCCGCCGTCGCCGTGCTGCTGTGCGGCTGCTGTCCCGGAGGAAACCTGTCCAACATCATGTCCCTGCTGGTCAACGGCGAGATGAACTTAAG CATCATCATGACCATCTCCTCCACCATCCTGGCGCTGGTCTTCATGCCGCTGTGCCTGTGGATGTACAGCCGCGCCTGGATCAACACCCCCGTGGTGGACCTCCTGCCCTTCGGTGCCATCATCCTCACGCTCTGCAGCACCCTGATCCCCATTGGCCTGGGCGTGGCCCTCAGATACCACTACACCCGCGTGGCGGACGCCGTCCTCAAG GTGTCCCTCTGGGCTCTGCTGGCCACCCTTGTGATGCTGTTCTTCCTGACGGCGGCCATGCTGGGTCCTGAACTTATCGCCACCATCCCCCCATCGGTGTACCTGGTGGCCGTGCTCATGCCGCTGGCCGGGTACGGCGCCGGCTACGGCCTGGCGAAGCTCTTCGACCTGCCGCCTAACAGCTGCCGGACCGTCTCCATGGAAACGGGCTGCCAGAATGTGCAGCTGTGCACGGCCATCTTAAAGCTGGCGTTCCCCCCACAGCTGATGGGCGGGATGTACATGTTCCCCCTCCTCTACGCCCTGTTCCAGGCCGCGGAGGCGGGCCTTTTCATCCTGGCGTACCGCATGTACCGGAAGGAGGTCCTGCACAAGCAGGACAACCCCGAGGACGACGACACAAACATCAACTACAGGACCCTGAAGGAGGAGGACGCCGGCTTCGAGGCGGCGTACGGGACCATCACCGTCAGCGACCCCGACTCCATCCGGCTGGAGTCTCGAGGCGGGAACCCGACCCCCGTATAG
- the zar1 gene encoding zygote arrest protein 1 — protein MASYGDDTIDGYLYSSYNPYTYRCPKPRSWRHKGYLAAYGDAESYFDNHQRAQLKSILAQINPNLTPRLRKANTKDVGVQVNPRADASVQCSLGPRTLLARKRDALRRRRQDAQAPGSPGGGGAVRFPRTLAVYSPIASRRLVSFLEEEEEEEEAGGEKDCGSSAGSEKGAEEDVLETSVGGPLGPGKERGDADRSEEERKIGEKEEGGTKARVRFQFLEQKYGYFHCRDCNLRWESAYVWCVQGTSKVYFKQFCRTCQKAFNPYRVEDITCQTCRKARCTCPMTLRHVDPKRPHRQDLCGRCKGKRLSCDSTFSFKYII, from the exons ATGGCTTCCTACGGCGATGACACGATCGACGGTTACCTTTACTCCTCCTACAACCCCTACACCTACAGGTGCCCCAAGCCCCGGTCGTGGCGGCACAAGGGCTACCTGGCGGCGTACGGCGACGCGGAGAGCTACTTCGACAACCACCAGCGCGCCCAGCTCAAGTCCATCCTGGCCCAGATCAACCCCAACCTGACCCCCAGGCTGCGGAAGGCCAACACCAAGGACGTGGGCGTGCAGGTGAACCCGCGGGCCGACGCGTCGGTGCAGTGCTCCCTGGGCCCGCGGACCCTCCTGGCGCGGAAGCGCGACGCGCTGCGCCGGCGGCGCCAGGACGCGCAGGCGCCCGGGAgccccggcggcggcggcgcggtgCGCTTCCCGCGGACCCTGGCCGTGTACTCCCCCATCGCGTCCCGGAGACTCGTCTCCTtcctggaggaagaggaagaggaggaggaggcgggagGGGAGAAGGACTGCGGCTCATCTGCGGGGAGCGAGAAGGGCGCGGAGGAGGACGTGTTGGAGACCAGCGTCGGAGGACCGCTTGGCCCCGGCAAAGAGCGAGGAGACGCGGATCGGAGCGAGGAGGAGCGGAAGATcggggagaaggaggagggcGGCACCAAAGCGCGGGTGCGATTTCAG TTCCTGGAGCAGAAGTACGGCTACTTCCACTGCAGGGACTGCAACCTGCGCTGGGAGAGCGCGTACGTGTGGTGCGTGCAGGGGACCAGCAAG GTCTACTTCAAACAGTTCTGCAGGACGTGCCAGAAAGCGTTCAACCCTTACCGCGTGGAGGACATAACCTGTCAG ACGTGCAGGAAGGCGCGCTGCACCTGCCCGATGACGCTGCGCCACGTGGACCCAAAGCGTCCCCACCGCCAGGACCTCTGTGGAAGATGCAAAGGGAAGCGTCTCTCCTGCGACAGCACTTTCAGCTTCAAATACATCATATGA